The DNA segment CTAGTTTCCGCCGTGCCATCACTAATTGGTACAATCGCCGTTATGGTGTCATACTCGATCCCGATAGTGAGGCTTTACCTTTACTGGGTTCTAAAGAAGGATTAACTCATTTAGCGATCGCCTATATTAACCCAGGTGATGTAGTTCTGGTTCCTTCTCCCGCCTATCCCGCCCATTTTCGCGGTCCGTTAATTGCTGGGGGGAAAATTCACAGCTTGATTCTCAAACCGGAGAATAACTGGTTAATTGATTTAGCAGCTATTCCCGATGCAGTTGCAGAACAAGCCAAAATTCTCTATTTTAACTATCCCAGTAATCCCACCGCCGCCACCGCCCCCCGTGAATTTTTTGAAGACATCGTAGCTTTTGCGCGGAAATACGAAATCTTGCTAGTGCATGATTTATGTTACGCCGAGTTAGCTTTTGATGGTTATCAACCCACCAGTTTGTTAGAAATTCCCGGTGCAAAAGATATTGGCGTAGAGTTTCACACCTTATCCAAAACCTATAATATGGCTGGTTGGCGTGTGGGTTTTGTGGTGGGGAACCGTCATGTAATTCAAGGTTTGCGAACTCTCAAAACCAATTTGGATTATGGCATTTTCGCAGCTTTGCAAACCGCAGCTGAAACCGCCTTGCAACTACCAGATGTGTATTTGCATGAAGTCCAGCAACGCTACCGTACCCGTCGCGATTTTCTCATTCAAGGTTTAGGAAAATTGGGTTGGGATATTCCCAAAACCAACGCCACTATGTATCTTTGGGTAAAATGTCCTGTGGGTATGGGTTCTACGGATTTCGCCCTGGATGTATTGCAGCAAACTGGCGTTGTTGTCACCCCTGGTAATG comes from the Nodularia sp. NIES-3585 genome and includes:
- a CDS encoding aspartate aminotransferase, which encodes MSLNWITPADRIQQLPPYVFARLDELKAKAREQGLDLIDLGMGNPDGATPQPVVEAAIAALQNPANHGYPPFEGTASFRRAITNWYNRRYGVILDPDSEALPLLGSKEGLTHLAIAYINPGDVVLVPSPAYPAHFRGPLIAGGKIHSLILKPENNWLIDLAAIPDAVAEQAKILYFNYPSNPTAATAPREFFEDIVAFARKYEILLVHDLCYAELAFDGYQPTSLLEIPGAKDIGVEFHTLSKTYNMAGWRVGFVVGNRHVIQGLRTLKTNLDYGIFAALQTAAETALQLPDVYLHEVQQRYRTRRDFLIQGLGKLGWDIPKTNATMYLWVKCPVGMGSTDFALDVLQQTGVVVTPGNAFGVAGEGYVRISLIADCDRLGEALHRFKQAGIRYQPETVVSSSK